Proteins encoded within one genomic window of Naumovozyma dairenensis CBS 421 chromosome 6, complete genome:
- the RPA49 gene encoding DNA-directed RNA polymerase I subunit RPA49 (similar to Saccharomyces cerevisiae RPA49 (YNL248C); ancestral locus Anc_1.112), giving the protein MSSSNKRTISEVEVESVQESPSLAIGSFFKGVNVPEDTTFELYRKHVKSSNAKDSFILHGENERLEYEGMTDDIVSNSTQSVIGIFNKSKNTIQLYKAPIISSKVIAKSSKNLRGPVIKHSDSRGLRNALGEAFGTKKAKKAIADMERNRIDSDKLTESAIDIVDSVRTAAKDLPTREQLQSTVSNDRPTPMANLDATDVEQIYPVENIIPTKELQFIRVGNIFKAEDLDTKLELLPYETKSKYVAKKLGVFTQPNQLVKLQLLYYLNLLMGVYENRRVNSKVKLMERLNSPPEILIDGILNRFTVARPGQMGKSKERSFFIDPQHEDKLVCYILTLVFHLDNFIVEISPLAQELSIKPSKIVSLFRTLGAIVKGATVAQAEAFGVPKSAANTYKIATLKVPFKLPEMTRRGRAQRR; this is encoded by the coding sequence AtgtcttcttcaaataaaagaaCCATCTCAGAAGTAGAAGTGGAGAGTGTCCAAGAGAGCCCATCCTTAGCCATCGGTAGTTTCTTCAAAGGTGTCAACGTCCCAGAAGATACAACATTCGAGCTGTATCGTAAACACGTCAAATCCAGCAACGCTAAGGACTCCTTCATCCTTCATGGTGAAAACGAAAGATTAGAATACGAAGGTATGACTGATGACATTGTCTCAAATTCCACTCAATCAGTCATCGGTATTTTCAACAAATCCAAAAACACAATTCAATTGTACAAAGCACCTATCATATCTTCCAAAGTGATTGctaaatcttcaaaaaacCTAAGAGGCCCCGTCATTAAACATTCCGATTCTCGTGGTCTAAGAAACGCCCTAGGTGAAGCATTCGGTACCAAGAAGGCTAAAAAGGCCATTGCTGATATGGAAAGAAATCGTATCGATTCTGATAAATTAACTGAATCTGCTATCGATATCGTGGACTCTGTGAGAACGGCAGCTAAAGATTTGCCAACGAGAGAGCAATTACAAAGTACAGTCTCCAATGATAGACCAACGCCCATGGCTAATTTGGATGCTACTGATGTGGAACAAATTTATCCTGTAGAAAACATAATACCCACAAAGGAATTACAATTCATTAGGGTTggaaatatctttaaagCAGAGGATTTGGATACCAAGTTGGAATTGTTGCCATATGAAACTAAGTCGAAATACGTAGCAAAGAAATTGGGCGTGTTTACACAACCCAATCAATTGGTTAAGTTACAATTATTGTactatttgaatttattgatgGGAGTTTATGAAAATAGAAGAGTTAATAGTAAAGTGAAATTGATGGAAAGATTGAATTCTCCCCCGGAAATATTGATCGATGGGATCTTGAATAGATTTACGGTGGCTAGACCGGGCCAAATGGGGAAATCTAAGGAACgttcatttttcattgatcCACAACACGAAGATAAATTGGTTTGTTATATCTTGACTCTAGTTTTCCATTTGGATAACTTCATTGTTGAGATTTCTCCATTAGCTCAAGAATTGAGTATTAAGCCTTCCAAAATCGTAAGTCTGTTTAGAACTCTTGGAGCTATTGTGAAAGGTGCTACTGTCGCACAAGCTGAGGCATTTGGCGTTCCAAAGAGCGCTGCTAATACTTACAAGATAGCAACTTTGAAAGTTCCATTCAAATTACCAGAAATGACAAGAAGAGGTAGGGCTCAAAGACGTTAA
- the CRS1 gene encoding cysteine--tRNA ligase (similar to Saccharomyces cerevisiae YNL247W; ancestral locus Anc_1.115) produces the protein MHLWKLLRRLPTIIVKPTTSTIATTNIIPIPKMSTPTASQPKVAQPKWYKPSPKNDAATNSHVLKLYNTLTRTKEPFIPQSGTKQVSWYSCGPTVYDASHMGHARNYVSIDINRRIMENYFGYDINFVQNVTDIDDKIIIRARQNYLFEQYVKENSTAIDISYIKTALSEYITKNLKLEGGDEFQSWLSSIDLEKEKELNPKLPMHIKAIETALLALTSIPKNPEEINNFYNNVKDVLVPLLDEQLGSTLNDPELFRKLPAFWERQYDKDMAKLNVMPPSITTRVSEYIPEIIVFVEKIIANGYAYATSDGSVYFDTIKFDSASNHDYAKCQPWNKGQLDLIEDAEGSLSNFTNSNKKSKNDFALWKASKPGEPQWESPWGTGRPGWHIECSVMASDVHGQSMDIHSGGIDLAFPHHDNELAQSEAKFDNCQWVNYFLHTGHLHIEGQKMSKSLKNFITIEEALQKYSTRQLRLAFASVQWNNQLDFKESLINEVKSLETTFNNFFKNIRALNHDYISQLSHDNNAPISKKLTNLERDLLKNFHEAQDKVHVSFCDNLSTPQVLKTLSDLITLSNTYISNVGTNLKIEPLLGICKYVTKILDILGFPARSDQLGWVNVSSVETQESGSIEDVAMPYVKCLSTFRDQIRSLAISGADVKEFLKLTDNVRDQDLLNLNVALDDRNGQSALIKFLTTDEKNEMLKLNEEKLVKEQAKAQRKLEQERLKKQKEEERREKARVSPLEMFKTDAYSAWDEQGLPTKDKDGNDVTKSMTKKLKKQWDQQNKLHQEYFG, from the coding sequence ATGCACCTTTGGAAACTTCTACGAAGACTGCCTACAATTATTGTGAAACCAACGACTTCTACTATCGCTACTACTAATATAATACCAATCCCCAAGATGTCCACTCCTACAGCGTCTCAACCTAAAGTGGCCCAGCCGAAATGGTACAAGCCATCTCCTAAAAACGATGCTGCTACAAATAGTCACGTCTTGAAATTATACAACACTTTGACAAGAACTAAAGAACCATTCATCCCACAATCTGGTACTAAACAAGTCTCATGGTATTCGTGTGGTCCTACCGTATATGATGCGTCTCACATGGGACATGCTAGAAATTACGTATCTATCGATATTAACAGAAGAATAAtggaaaattattttggtTATGATATTAATTTCGTACAAAATGTCACAGATATCGATGACAAAATTATAATTAGAGCAAGACAAAATTATCTATTCGAACAATACGTGAAGGAAAACTCTACTGCTATCGACATATCATACATCAAGACTGCATTGTCTGAATATATCACCAAGAATCTGAAACTTGAAGGCGGAGATGAATTCCAATCATGGTTATCTTCCATCGACttagaaaaggaaaaggaattgaATCCGAAGTTGCCAATGCACATCAAGGCAATTGAGACAGCTCTCCTCGCATTGACCTCCATCCCAAAGAACCCAGAGGaaatcaacaatttttataataacGTTAAAGACGTCTTGGTCCCATTATTAGATGAACAATTAGGCAGCACTTTAAACGATCCTGAGCTCTTCCGTAAATTGCCTGCTTTTTGGGAGAGACAATACGACAAGGACATGGCTAAGTTGAACGTCATGCCCCCATCAATCACCACAAGAGTCAGTGAATATATCCCAGAAATCATCGTTTTCgtggaaaaaattatcGCAAACGGTTATGCATACGCTACATCAGATGGTTCAGTATATTTCGACACTATAAAATTTGACTCCGCATCAAACCATGATTATGCCAAATGTCAACCATGGAACAAGGGACAATTGGATCTAATTGAAGACGCTGAAGGATCCTTAAGTAACTTTACCAACTCAAATAAGAAATCTAAAAACGATTTTGCCCTATGGAAGGCTTCCAAACCTGGTGAACCACAGTGGGAATCTCCCTGGGGGACAGGTAGACCAGGTTGGCATATTGAATGTTCCGTTATGGCAAGTGACGTGCATGGCCAATCCATGGATATTCATTCTGGTGGGATTGATTTAGCGTTCCCTCATcatgataatgaattggcTCAATCTGAAGCAAAGTTTGATAATTGTCAATGGGTCAATTATTTCTTGCATACTGGTCATTTACATATCGAGGGACAAAAAATGTCcaaatctttgaaaaattttattactattgaGGAAGCTTTGCAGAAGTATTCTACTCGTCAATTGAGATTGGCTTTCGCGTCTGTGCAATGGAATAACCAATTGGATTTCAAAGAAAGTTTGATTAATGAAGTGAAATCTTTGGAGACAacttttaataatttttttaagaACATTAGAGCTTTAAATCATGATTATATTTCTCAATTAAGCcatgataataatgctCCAATTTCTAAGAAATTGACTAATTTGGAAAGAGATTTGTTAAAGAACTTCCACGAAGCTCAAGATAAGGTTCATGTTTCATTTTGTGATAATTTATCCACTCCACAAGTTTTAAAGACTTTGAGTGATTTGATCACTTTATCAAATACATACATTTCTAATGTGGGgacaaatttgaaaattgaacCATTATTAGGTATTTGTAAATATGTTACCAAAATTTTAGATATACTTGGGTTCCCAGCTCGTTCTGATCAATTAGGTTGGGTTAACGTCTCATCTGTTGAAACACAAGAAAGTGGATCTATTGAAGACGTTGCCATGCCATATGTGAAATGCTTATCGACATTTAGAGACCAAATTCGTTCCTTAGCCATTTCCGGTGCGGATgttaaagaatttttgaaattgacTGATAATGTTAGAGATCAAGATTTACTAAATTTGAATGTTGCACTAGATGATAGAAATGGTCAATCTGCATTAATTAAATTCCTAACCACTGATGAGAAGAATGAGATGTTGAAACTTAACGAGGAGAAATTAGTCAAAGAACAAGCAAAGGCTCAAAGGAAATTAGAACaagaaagattaaagaaacaaaaggaagaggaaagaagagaaaaagcTAGAGTTTCTCCATTGGAAATGTTTAAAACTGATGCTTATTCTGCTTGGGATGAACAAGGTTTACCAACAAAGGATAAAGATGGTAATGATGTGACTAAGAGTATGActaagaaattaaagaaacaatgggaccaacaaaataaattgcatcaagaatattttgGATAA
- the RAD50 gene encoding MRX complex DNA-binding subunit (similar to Saccharomyces cerevisiae RAD50 (YNL250W); ancestral locus Anc_1.110), which yields MSAIYKLSIQGIRSFDSNDRETIEFGKPLTLIVGMNGSGKTTIIECLKYATTGDLPPNSKGGVFVHDPKITGERDVRAQVKLAFTSANGITMIVTRNIQLLAKKTTNTFKTLEGQLAAINQNGDRSTLSTRSVELDTQVPLYLGVPKAILEYVIFCHQEDSLWPLSEPSNLKKNLNEIFQAMKFTKAIDNLKNIKKEMAIDIKLLKQSVEHLKVDRDRSKSTKMTIVQLQGQVDEYQGKVTDIEKELKKITEQSDKLFKSNQEFQKVLSKVQNLKLLETHYREEIDNLSTSIELLSSSKQSLQELLSNFSTSLQEKENEVLQTENKITTLKNKANVQQSELTKLIRRQGELQAGKESYEKNTNTLQTMAKEFSSRYKINFSDTDSMDSFIKLSSDFVSSLSVSLLSYESEATKAIRKAETRSNEATKSETIQRQRLEYSRKDLEKLNTEIEKLTSEFKNNEYTKEDLEMERKKLEDYHEKVRDWEKTDVITELNSKLKQKNDQMIISENELEQIQEKIMKTNQQADLFAKLGIMKKSLYEKTEALNELIEKFNDDPKSKEWGLSANSDIDIDFKKYFINMQKQIALNNKDIHSSNKEYTESSIRLSNTQRELKKLKSTEEEITKRLEESLPEDCPIDEYNDVVVEAELSYKTALENLKMHQTTLDFNRKALEIADRDNCCYLCARKFETDDFRGKILQQLRAKTDANFENTLKETVKEEKEYLDGLRALERDFLSLTTCKDDYKSLTSRVDEYEKDVSRLKNKFDEFELKGENLKSDRDYAERILRAICEEIVYLRKEVKSLEKNVQDVAEELRIYGDSDGGVQTVEELSHQQQEKNALLRQLRKDVQDLQNERESKTREHSALLTVIKERNLKVNEIERGLQRSENIKKDIIAKEHEVDTLGVRIQNLEEEINVLLGEKEIAAKLLNETRLEYNEEIESQRGNIDNIKRYLDRFNDLKSDVDTFSTQGFAELEDCTVKLAKVQEDLEVAGKNIEETQDELNLHREKLKDSNNEKKNLEQNLRLIELQERLKETEVEVSGLNIQNAEAERDKYQQESSRLRNLFERLSAENAGKMGEVKQLQSQIEGLKHQLRSDYKDIDDKYHKNWVELQTRTFVTDDIETYSKALDSAIMRYHGLKMQDINRIIDELWKRTYTGTDIDTIKIRSDEVTSGVRGKSYNYRVVMYKQDAELDMRGRCSAGQKVLASIIIRLALSETFGTNCGVIALDEPTTNLDEENIESLAKALNNIIGLRRHQKNFQLIVITHDEKFLNHMNASQFTDHFFRIKRDDRQKSQIEWVDISKVSE from the coding sequence ATGAGTGCTATTTATAAGCTATCTATTCAAGGTATTAGATCCTTCGATTCCAATGACAGGGAAACCATCGAGTTCGGGAAGCCACTGACGTTGATCGTAGGTATGAATGGTTCTGGTAAGACCacaattattgaatgtCTTAAATATGCTACTACAGGGGATTTGCCTCCCAATAGCAAGGGCGGTGTCTTTGTTCACGATCCCAAGATTACAGGTGAAAGAGATGTCAGAGCTCAAGTGAAACTGGCGTTTACAAGCGCCAATGGTATTACAATGATCGTTACCAGAAATATTCAACTTTTAGCCAAGAAAACCACCAACACTTTTAAGACTTTAGAGGGTCAATTAGCTGCAATCAACCAGAATGGGGATAGATCTACTTTGAGCACAAGATCAGTGGAATTAGACACCCAAGTCCCATTATATTTAGGTGTTCCTAAGGCAATTCTTGAATATGTTATTTTTTGCCATCAGGAAGATAGTTTATGGCCGTTAAGTGAACCttccaatttgaaaaaaaatttgaatgaaatcTTTCAAGCAATGAAGTTCACTAAAGCAATTGATAacttgaaaaatatcaagaaagaaatggctattgatattaaattactGAAGCAATCTGTAGAGCACTTAAAAGTTGATAGAGATAGATCTAAAAGCACAAAGATGACCATCGTCCAATTACAAGGTCAAGTTGATGAATATCAAGGAAAAGTAACcgatattgaaaaagaattgaagaaaattacTGAACAAtctgataaattatttaaatctaATCAAGAGTTTCAAAAGGTTTTGTCGAAAGTCCAAAACTTGAAGCTACTAGAAACGCACTATagagaagaaattgacAATCTATCAACCTCAATAGAATTactatcatcatcaaaacAATCCTTACAAGAATTGTTATCGAACTTTTCCACATCATTacaagaaaaggaaaacgAAGTGCTACAGACAGAAAATAAGATTACtacattgaaaaataaagcAAACGTTCAGCAATCTGAATTAACGAAGTTAATAAGGAGACAAGGTGAATTACAAGCGGGTAAAGAATCATATGAAAAGAATACTAACACATTACAAACAATGGCAAAGGAATTTTCTAGTCGCTATAAAATAAACTTCTCTGATACTGACTCGATGGATAGTTTTATCAAACTCTCTTCAGATTTCGTTAGCAGTTTATCAGTAAGTTTACTTTCATATGAAAGTGAAGCAACGAAAGCAATCAGAAAAGCTGAGACTAGGTCCAATGAAGCAACGAAATCAGAAACGATTCAAAGACAAAGACTAGAATATAGTAGAAAGGATctggaaaaattaaatactGAGATTGAAAAGTTAACCAgtgaatttaaaaataatgaatatacTAAGGAAGATCTTGAAATGGAGAGgaagaaattagaagacTATCATGAAAAGGTTAGAGATTGGGAAAAGACTGATGTAATAACCGAACTTAATTCTAAACTCAAACAGAAAAATGACCAAATGATCATCTCTGAAAATGAACTTgaacaaattcaagaaaagatCATGAAGACTAATCAACAAGCTGATTTGTTTGCCAAATTAGGAATCATGAAGAAATCTTTGTATGAGAAAACTGAAGCcttaaatgaattgattgagaaatttaatgatgacCCTAAGAGTAAAGAATGGGGACTATCGGCTAATTCcgatattgatattgattttaagaaatattttattaacatGCAGAAACAAATCGCACtgaataataaagatattcaTAGTAGTAATAAGGAATATACGGAATCTAGTATTCGGTTATCCAATACGCAGAgagaattgaagaaacttAAGAGTACAGAGGAAGAAATCACCAAGAGACTCGAAGAATCCCTACCGGAGGACTGTCCCATCgatgaatataatgatgTCGTTGTCGAAGCAGAGTTGTCCTATAAGACCGCTTTAgagaatttgaagatgcATCAAACCACGTTAGATTTCAACAGAAAAGCATTAGAGATTGCCGACAGAGataattgttgttatttatGTGCTAGAAAATTCGAAACAGATGATTTCAGGGGTAAAATATTACAACAATTAAGGGCTAAGACGGATGctaattttgaaaacactttgaaagaaacaGTAAAGGAAgagaaagaatatttagaTGGTTTAAGAGCATTGGAACGAGATTTCTTGTCATTGACGACTTGTAAAGATGATTATAAGAGTTTAACATCGCGTGttgatgaatatgaaaaagATGTCTCGcgattgaaaaataaatttgatgaatttgaattgaaaggTGAGAATTTAAAAAGCGATAGGGATTATGCTGAAAGGATTTTACGTGCAATTTGTGAAGAAATCGTTTATTTAAGGAAAGAAGTGAAATCTTTGGAAAAGAATGTTCAAGATGTTGCAGAAGAATTAAGGATATATGGGGACTCAGATGGTGGGGTACAAACAGTGGAAGAATTAAGccatcaacaacaagagAAGAATGCATTGTTACGTCAACTAAGAAAAGATGTTcaagatttacaaaatgagAGAGAGTCAAAAACAAGGGAACATTCTGCATTGCTTACAGtgattaaagaaagaaactTGAAAGTAAATGAAATTGAGAGGGGATTGCAAAGAagtgaaaatattaaaaaggATATTATTGCGAAAGAACATGAAGTTGATACACTTGGTGTTAGAATCCAAAATctggaagaagaaatcaatgTACTATTAggtgaaaaagaaatagctgcaaaattattgaatgaaacAAGGCTAGAATATAATGAGGAAATTGAATCCCAAAGGggtaatattgataatatcaaGAGATATTTGGATCGTTTCAATGACCTAAAATCTGATGTGGATACATTCTCTACACAAGGTTTTGCTGAATTGGAAGACTGTACTGTTAAACTTGCAAAAGTTCAAGAGGATTTAGAAGTTGCCGGCAAAAATATCGAAGAGACACAGGATGAGTTGAACTTACAtagagaaaaattgaaagattctaataatgaGAAGAAAAATCTTGAGCAAAATTTAAGGCTGATTGAATTACAAGAACGTTTAAAGGAAACAGAGGTTGAAGTTTCAGGgttaaatattcaaaatgcTGAAGCTGAAAGAGATAAATATCAACAAGAATCATCACGCTTAAGAAATCTGTTTGAAAGATTAAGTGCAGAGAATGCCGGTAAGATGGGTGAAGttaaacaattacaaaGCCAAATTGAAGGATTAAAACACCAACTACGTTCTGATtataaagatattgatgataaatatCATAAGAATTGGGTTGAATTACAAACAAGGACGTTTGTAACTGATGATATAGAAACATATTCTAAAGCTCTTGATAGTGCTATTATGAGATACCATGGTTTGAAGATGCAAGATATCAATAGAATCATTGATGAGCTATGGAAGAGAACATATACAGGTACAGATATTGATACTATTAAGATACGATCTGATGAGGTCACGAGTGGCGTTAGAGGTAAATCATATAATTATCGTGTTGTTATGTATAAGCAGGATGCAGAATTAGATATGAGGGGTAGATGTTCAGCAGGTCAAAAGGTTTTAGCATCAATAATTATTAGATTAGCGTTATCTGAAACATTTGGTACGAACTGTGGTGTTATTGCGTTAGATGAACCAACAACTAATTTGGATGAAGAGAATATTGAAAGTTTAGCTAAGGCACTAAACAATATAATTGGGCTAAGAAGACATCAAAAGAATTTCCAGTTAATTGTTATTACGCATGATGAGAAGTTTTTGAATCATATGAACGCGTCTCAATTTACAGATCATTTCTTTAGAATAAAACGTGACGATAGACAAAAATCACAAATTGAATGGGTTGATATAAGTAAAGTTTCCGAGTaa